In Ptychodera flava strain L36383 chromosome 6, AS_Pfla_20210202, whole genome shotgun sequence, the sequence ATACtccaagttatgttttatttaaatcCTTAAGGTGGTTGCCAATTCGTGAAAGAGTTTCATACAATGAATCagttttaatgtacaaagttcTGAATAACTTTGCTCCTGATTATCTTAATGTTTTTAGAGGTGTAAAGCAGATCCACAGACGTAACACAAGGTCTGCAAACAGGGAAGATTTGTATATTCCAGGGCATAGAAcccaatttttcaaaagaagttTTATGTACAACGGGGTTAAAATATGGAATACTTTGCCTGGAGAGATCAAATCTAGCTCTTCACTTATatcattcaaaaaaaattgcaagtgccatttttttaaaagatgGGTTAATCTtactgttatgtaaattttaaattgtttttagattgttttacttgtagcgtttttacattttttaaagtATAAGTGTTCTTCCtgacttattttttttaatgtaaatattataaATGTTGTTATACTCGactctgtgtgagaagagctcaggctcaacagtttatcgagtttaaataaagtctaataataataataataataatgtatgtAAGTAACAAAATGTCAGTGAACGTACTTATATCAGCACTATTTACTATGTCCGCCTGTTCCTCAGCTCATTCGACAAAAATCATAACACAGATTCATACTTTAAATGATAAATCGCTACACATTTTGCTATGACATTCAcaactttgttttatttcactCCTCGTCTAAATAACGTCATACATAGCAGATACTCAGGAGGCAAACAAATATACAACGCATGCGCAAATAGCAGTTTGACGACATTCTTTGTCAAGTTACAGGTAGGGTTCGCCAATAGCTTGGATGTACATGTAGATTGTACAGGACCTAAGGAGTTTCGCTGCAACAGCAGTTGTCTGAAAGAGATGTGACGTTATGAAATTAAGTAATGTACTTCACAGACCATGAGTGACCAGTCTGTCCgttcctctgtctgtctgtctgtctatcttagTGCATATCAGTTTGCTCGTCGGTCAATGCACATAAAAGTATGTActaattttttgtataaaaaggtTGGTACAAGGTGGGAATATAAGTATGTCAAGTGAGAGACTGGTTATCGTTGGCGGCAAGAGACTTTCCACTTTAGCAAAACACTCACTTGGAATTTCACAGACGTATCCCTTTGGTCTTTCGTTACAGTATTCATCATCCCAAAGTCCGTTATGGTTAGATCTGTACCTGAAATAACCAACAAGTTGATAACTTTAGCAGTGCTTCCTGTTGCATTTGTAAGCTCGTCAATGTGACTGAAAGTACCCTTTAAGAAAAGGTAATTTACCTATGAATACATATACGGACACTTTATTGACTAACTTATGTAAAGGTCTGTATCGCATCTAAATTTTCTTCGTTTGTTTACTAGTTTTTCGTTTCAGAGGGATATGAGTTCAGAAATTTGCCCCGTACTGAAAGTCTGATTGGTCTGTTTTTAACAAATGACGATTGCTCAATTATCTGAAGCTTCGTTGAACTCCATCATAGCAACACTTGACCTTTGTTTTCGGTCATCTCAAGTAAAGTTACAGAATACACTGACTGTCAGGATCTTAGTTGAAGAAGGTTGCCTCCAATTTCATCGACGGAAAGCGATTACAGAAAGAGATCGATGAACAGATTTACTGTTCCCTACTAAAACGATTTCAACTGAAGGCTCAAGGAGCAAGTTACTTTGATATTATTTTACTGCGCCCTATGAAGGCATCGGCCTGCTTTGCTGTTCACTGCCGTGTGTTGTCGGTGAAACGATCAACCTCTCTTTTACCTAAGTGTGATCATTCTTTTTGCTAGATAGATACATAAAAACCGTCACAGTTCTTTAACTTACCAAAGTTGACCGCAGTTCTGCCCATTTTCGTCTTTTTTATCATTGTTGTTTGGTTCACCTGGGGCCCAATTGGTGTAACAACCCTGGCACAGAGGGTTCCCATTGCTCCAAACAAACGAACCGTCATAGTTAGGATCGGTGAGACcgataaaaaatccaaagttgTTGATACAGGCAGACCCATCGAGCCCTTCGTTGGCGATGAACTTCTTCAACATGGCGTCAACGTCTGGGTCGGCAAGGTTAGCCAAGACACCGCCATGTGACTTGCATTGAGCCGCCGCATACTCGTAATACGTCATCTGTTTGTTAGCGTCTTCAGGCATTTCACAGTGCACTTCGTACTTCTTGCAAGAACAGAAGGACGCTGTCAACGAATAAAATCTTATTAACAAGCGAAAGTAGAATCGCCAATTCTTACTATTAAATCCTTTATGTCAAAGATGAAATGATTGTtacatgtgaaaataaacaactgTTCCTGATGACAACTACAGTAACTGTTCAAGCTACAACTGATAATGTCGACTAGATAATATTTTAAAGGCAGATTTTCAGTATCGTGACCCTGTCACAACGACATGCAACGATAATCTGTGATAAACGGGTACATTTAGTGAACAATAATGTCATTATATTATATGTTAAGAGCTATTAGGTATCAGTGAATACTCACGCGCGCAATCCTGGATGCGAGTAAACATGGAAGAAAATAGAAAAGAAAACTTGATTCATCAGAGCAAGTCGATCGATGAAGTCTTTGATCACAAAGTGAAAAGCATGTCAGTGATGGCAGTGATGAGAGTATCAATTTATGAAGGAATCGGTTGAAATGTTGGGAAAAAACCACGTCGATGTATGAAGAATATATCATACCTTGCCCTTGGCCGAGATCAACACTACTCCAGACAGAAACAGTAAAACTAGTTTTACAGCCATTGTTGGTCTGAAAATGAAGAGAAATAAATGTGCTTTGTAAATCCCTTTTTAAAGACGTAAAACAAGACGTCTTGGCAGCCAAAGTAAGGATAAAGTTTATGTAAACTGGTATGTATGGTTTGTCGTGAATTATCAAGGCAACGAAACTTAAAAGATTCTGAGTATTTTTGAAGATTTCGACAATTACACCGATAACCATGAACTAACAGACACCTGTTGTATTGTCGATTTAAGAAACGGTGTCTAGCCTTGTGGCCCCTTACCTGATTTTTGAAGTCGATCTCTTTCTAATGTTGTCTTTCCTCATATGaatgatattttgttttaaGAGAACATATATGTATAGTCCGCTCACAATCGGGGGACTTGCTCCTAGCTTGCTACAAATCCTAACTTACCAGTAACTGTCGACTTTCATGAATGTTGTACATTCAGCGTTTGCGCTGCTTATTGTGTTTCCCCCTGAACCATTATGATGTAAGAATTTGTTTGCTGTCTTAAAAGACACGTCCGCTCCAAACATTAATCTTATTCGAATTGTTCGTGTTTTCCTGCGAATGTTGGTATTTATGACTCCGAGTCGGAATGCAGTCTTGTGAAGCGGAACATTCGTCCGGTTGAGTAAACTCTCATTATGGAAAAGTGAATTAATTGAAGTAAATCTGTTGGCCATCTGTTTTAGTATAATCTGGCAACTCTTTGTTAAGGGTAacccttttttgaaaataaatcctacttttaattttgtgatCAGATATGTAGTTAATTATTGACGTAGAAGatagaaaaacaagaataacaTGGCAAAAGATTGTATCTCCCTTAAACTTGTCATCTTTGCTAGCACACTATCAGTACACGCTTGGTCGCAAGATATCCTAACTTTGAGAATTCAGGGTCGAAGAAGCATCATACAGAAATTTCTTttagttctgatttttgaagACGCGGTCTTTTACTGGTGACGGTATAACCTTGTCTTGTTTCTTCCCAGGTGGTAAATGATTCATTCATAGTGCTTCAACAATGTACGACTGAGGACCATGCGTTATCCGAGTAATAGCAAGATCAGTATTATTCAGACGTACAAAAGTGCACGTTTATTGCGTTTCAAGGCCACCAGCCCATATATGCAAGGGGCATACAACAGGTTGGAATGGCAATAACCAAGTAAATATACATAGTGTAAGGTAAACTAAACTAAGCatgaatttacaaatttaaagttTCAAGGCAAAAGTTCGGAAATGACATAAAAAGGGTATCCTTTACCAAGAGTTTTCAAAACTGATTATCTCATCTTAAATGCTTCATCTACAAAAGTTATAAATCCGAGCGATCCTTCCTGAGACACAAGTACTACTGTGACGTCCACGAAATGACTTTGCGTTCGAATACAAAATTCAATCATCTCTGACGATGGCCGCCCTTCTAGGAATCGCTGTACAAATACATATATCCTCAGCGGAGCCACATGTCTGCCAGATGATTCACGTACCTATGCATAACACTAACATACGCCACGGCCTTGAGGGGTTATTTTTCATATGTATTGAGCTTGAAGCTTCATGAATGGCGGACTCTACCACTGGAAAGCAGGGATGTTTCTTGTTTCGAGAGCATTGCTGTATGTGATGGAAAATCACCGTATTTAAGCTTAGGGGCGGGGTCTTCAAGGAATTCTGTATCCGATTGTGGTAACAGCAAGTCCGGAAATTTTAAACTTAAAAATAATATCGAGTTATTGTTTTCAGCTGTACAAATTCTTATCCCAAACACAGGACCTTACTGTTTAATTTCGTCGGACAAGTACGACATATCCACAACCAGGAATAAACATTACTGATTCACACTCTGTAAAAGGTAGGCACGTAATAAAATATGATTCGCAGACATCTGATAATACCTTGTATAAACTTGCAACATGGTACAATAATTATTCTGCGTGTCCGTTGCCCCG encodes:
- the LOC139135114 gene encoding perlucin-like protein, with translation MRKDNIRKRSTSKIRPTMAVKLVLLFLSGVVLISAKGKDCAPSFCSCKKYEVHCEMPEDANKQMTYYEYAAAQCKSHGGVLANLADPDVDAMLKKFIANEGLDGSACINNFGFFIGLTDPNYDGSFVWSNGNPLCQGCYTNWAPGEPNNNDKKDENGQNCGQLWYRSNHNGLWDDEYCNERPKGYVCEIPNNCCCSETP